In Rhodothermales bacterium, the genomic stretch GTACAGCTGGGATGCGTGGTGGGACACCGAGCGCGGCACCGCCAACTCGAACGATCTCCGCGGCAAAATCCTCCGGATCCATCCCGAACCCGATGGCTCCTACACGATCCCACCGGGTAACCTGTTCGAGGACGACGACCTGCGTACCCGCCCCGAGATCTACACCATGGGGCACCGCAACCCGTTCCGCTTCGATGTCGACCCCGAGACAGGGTGGGTCTACTGGGGCGATGTGGGCCCCGGCAACCAGCCCGACTCCGCGCACTCCCCGATCGGCTACGAGGAGATCAACCAGGCCAAAAAGCCCGGCTTTTTCGGGTGGCCTCAGTTCGTGGGTCCCAACGCCCCGTACCGGGACCGCGACCCCGCCACCGACGTCTACGGCGCCTGGGCGGACCCCGCGAAGCCCATCAACGACTCGCCTTACAACACCGGCATTCAGCAGCTCCCGCCGGCCCAGTCCGCGTTTATCTGGTACTTCTACACCCCCGACGACGTTTTCCCGGAACTAGGCGCAGGAGGCATGTCCGCCGCCGCCGGCCCGATCATCCGGCGTAACCCCGCCACCGCCGGCCCCCGCGGGCTGCCGGCGTATTTCGACGGCAGCGTATTCATCTACGACTTCATGCGAAACTGGATCATGGAGGTAAAGCTGGACGACAACGGGGAACTGATGGAGATCAACCCGCTGTTCACCGACCACAGCTTCATCCGCCCGATCGACGTGGAAGTGGGTCCCGACGGCCGGCTCTACGTCCTCGAATGGGGCACCGAGTTCTGGGGGCAAAACCGCGACGGGAAACTGACCCGACTGGACTACTACGGCGATGCTCCGCGCCCGGCCCAGGTCGCCACCGCACCGCCGCTGTCGACACCGCCGCCTGCGACACCGTCCCTCATCACAGAGCCTCGGGACGGGTCGTTTTTCGACTACGGGCGCCCGCTGGTTTACCGCCTCAACGGAGCCGATTCCATCCAGCCTTATCTGGGGCACGACACGCACACGCACAAACTCGCGCCGAAACAGGGTGCCGACGGCCTGGTGACGATCGTGCCCAATCTGTCGCATTCGCCGTACATCATCGACGAATTTGTCGAATTGGAGGCCCGGACGGACTCCGGCACGCATCGTATCCGGCTCAACCCCCGTCGCTGGCAGGCCGAGAACTACACCGAGACGAACGGCGCGCAACTCGTGGTGACCAATAACCGCCAGCGCCCCACGTTCGTCGAGGAGACCGAGGTGTTCGTGGAAGTGCGCAACAACGGCTACATCGCGTTTGGAGACGTCGACCTCAGTGAGATCGACACGATTACCCTCCGCGCCGTGCCCGAGGCCGCCGGCTCCGTCGAGCTCCGCCTCGACGCCCCGGACGGCCCGTTGCTTGGGCAGACCACGCTGACCCCGGCGCCCCAAACACCCGATACGACTGGCGACCCTCCCGCGGGTGAAGGCGCCCCGCGCTTCCGGATCGTCCGCATCGAAGGCTGGGCGGAACTCCCGGTGCACATTCAGCCGCCGGCGGGACAACACGACATATACATCGTCTTCCGAGGTCCGGCCACGGGTGATGTCGCCAAGCTGGACTGGGTGTCGTTCAATTGAGAAGGGTGTGGGGGTGTGGGAGTGTCCGGCAAGAATGACCAGGTTCCCACTCCCACACTCCCACACTCAAATACTCCCACACTCAACCTCCCCCAAACTCCCTCCGGATCTTCTCCACCGCCTCCACCATCTGCGTCATCTCCTCGTCACTGCCCAGCAGGACGGGGTTGGGGAGCCAGACGGTTTCGTGAGCGGCGCGGACCGTCTCGGGAAAGGGGGCCCTAAGAAAGGCGTGCGGCGCATCGCGTTCGGGCGGGGCTAGCCGTGTGCGGTAGGCGCCGTGTGTGAACAGGTCGAGCGCATGGATGGGCGGATAACTGGCCTGCGTGGGGATGCCCTCGGCATTCAGCGCCCGAATGAACGCCTCCGTGGGCCGGCCGCCGAACGCGCGGCGATCGTAGTGAAAAATGAACGCATAGTAGCCATGCCGTGTGCAGCGCGGATCCAGGGCCTGGGGCGTGATGCCCGGTATGGCCCCAAGGTCGGCGCGCAGCCGGACTGCGTTCCGGGTACGCACGGCCGCCTGGGCATCGAGCCGAGCGAGCTGATGGCGGAGGACCGCACCCTGCCACTCGGTCATCCGGTAGTTGCTGCCGTTTTCGAAGTGCGCATAAAACCACTCGCCCGGCCGCCGGCCGCAGTCATGCACCGACCGCGCGCGCGCGGCGATTGCGTCATGCGCCGAAATCACGATGCCACCTTCGCCGGCCGTCATCAGCTTGCTCTGCTGGAACGAAAAAGTCCCGAGCGCACCCATCGAGCCCACCCGTTGTCCCCGCCATTCGCTGCCGTGGGCGTGAGACGCATCCTCGATGAGCGCCAGCCCGTGCCGGCGTGCGATCGCATCAAACCGGTCCATATCTGTCGGATGCCCGGCCATATGCACTACCGCGATGGCTTTTGTGCGGGACGTGATGGCGGCCTCGGCCTGGTCGGGGTCGAGGCAGAACGTTTCAGCGGATACATCCACCGGGACCGGCATCGCGCCGGCATTAAGCACCGCCGTAGCGG encodes the following:
- a CDS encoding DegT/DnrJ/EryC1/StrS family aminotransferase, whose translation is MSRLAVEGGTPVKSTPFPAWPHFDAGEREALLAVLDSRVWWRTPGTQTAAFEAAFAAYHGVAHGIAVTNGTAALEVAMGALGIGPGDEVIVPDFTFVATATAVLNAGAMPVPVDVSAETFCLDPDQAEAAITSRTKAIAVVHMAGHPTDMDRFDAIARRHGLALIEDASHAHGSEWRGQRVGSMGALGTFSFQQSKLMTAGEGGIVISAHDAIAARARSVHDCGRRPGEWFYAHFENGSNYRMTEWQGAVLRHQLARLDAQAAVRTRNAVRLRADLGAIPGITPQALDPRCTRHGYYAFIFHYDRRAFGGRPTEAFIRALNAEGIPTQASYPPIHALDLFTHGAYRTRLAPPERDAPHAFLRAPFPETVRAAHETVWLPNPVLLGSDEEMTQMVEAVEKIRREFGGG
- a CDS encoding ThuA domain-containing protein, yielding MSLLLVAGCAGGASTTQTSAPESFQVLVFSKTAVFRHSSIEPGIAALKTLGAQHDFTVDATEDAGAFTPENLANYAAVIFLSTTGDVLDATQQTAFEGYIRAGGGFVGIHSAADTEYEWPWYGELVGGYFKHHPPGVHQADVQVLDPHFPATAGLPARWPRTDEWYDYQANPRGKVHVLATLNEKSYEGGQMGADHPIVWAHEYDGGRAFYTGLGHTDASYSEPLFLQHVLGGIRWAAGVAAGDAAATIAGSFDKVVLDDHITYPMELDIAADGRVFLIERDGAVKVWDPATERTTMAAFIPVTTKIEDGLLGLALDPNFATNNWLYLYYSPLDERPNRLSRFTVKGNELDMLSEIVMLEIPVQRLRCCHSAGSIEFGPGGNLYLSVGENAGGWNRSGEFIEGLYSWDAWWDTERGTANSNDLRGKILRIHPEPDGSYTIPPGNLFEDDDLRTRPEIYTMGHRNPFRFDVDPETGWVYWGDVGPGNQPDSAHSPIGYEEINQAKKPGFFGWPQFVGPNAPYRDRDPATDVYGAWADPAKPINDSPYNTGIQQLPPAQSAFIWYFYTPDDVFPELGAGGMSAAAGPIIRRNPATAGPRGLPAYFDGSVFIYDFMRNWIMEVKLDDNGELMEINPLFTDHSFIRPIDVEVGPDGRLYVLEWGTEFWGQNRDGKLTRLDYYGDAPRPAQVATAPPLSTPPPATPSLITEPRDGSFFDYGRPLVYRLNGADSIQPYLGHDTHTHKLAPKQGADGLVTIVPNLSHSPYIIDEFVELEARTDSGTHRIRLNPRRWQAENYTETNGAQLVVTNNRQRPTFVEETEVFVEVRNNGYIAFGDVDLSEIDTITLRAVPEAAGSVELRLDAPDGPLLGQTTLTPAPQTPDTTGDPPAGEGAPRFRIVRIEGWAELPVHIQPPAGQHDIYIVFRGPATGDVAKLDWVSFN